The following proteins are encoded in a genomic region of Montipora foliosa isolate CH-2021 chromosome 8, ASM3666993v2, whole genome shotgun sequence:
- the LOC137968744 gene encoding uncharacterized protein F54H12.2-like, with protein MENISCPIQDYFRLKMSAAHPLSAPGENSSLHVFNVPVTDVSIVSSKWVDYEPVQTGTNPIEFVIKPLADYIDINKTELRMVLKVTKQDGTPTGDGKKYTLINNAHHSIMKQFTIKINETLVTEQSDTQAYNAYIKTILNFTEQAKKSYVTKALCYKDTAGHMDEVDNTVENNIGLQKRGVFTNNGAEVGLVGVPLCDIFNVDKLLLDGLEIKVKVDLNSDAFVLIGGEKPNNCKLQIMSSTLRVRTVHVADSAKLEHLQIIQGQKGHAALPAVYTLTRTPTHAKIIPRGVLNHTEMDPFNGLIPQCVIFGMVHNDAHNGHLTRNLSNFQLFDLQGVRLTVNGEEMPYSALELTGGKKIDGYYTLFSGSGDMNCGHGLDIDRLDWENGYGLLHFDLTPAGSSHPDHLIPHRLGNVNLYLKFGTQTETVLNLIVYAEFQNQLEIDRNRRVVYDLSQGS; from the coding sequence ATGGAGAACATCTCCTGCCCTATTCAAGACTATTTTCGACTGAAAATGAGTGCAGCACACCCTCTCTCAGCTCCTGGTGAGAATTCTAGCTTACATGTTTTTAATGTACCTGTAACCGACGTATCGATCGTCAGTAGCAAGTGGGTGGATTACGAACCAGTGCAAACAGGTACTAATCCCATCGAGTTTGTCATCAAACCACTGGCAGACTACATTGACATTAACAAGACGGAGCTGCGAATGGTGTTGAAAGTAACCAAGCAAGACGGGACTCCAACAGGGGATGGGAAGAAATACACTCTGATCAACAATGCCCATCACTCTATCATGAAACAGTTTACTATTAAGATCAACGAGACACTTGTGACAGAACAATCAGATACACAAGCTTACAATGCTTACATCAAGACCATACTAAATTTCACAGAACAGGCGAAAAAATCCTACGTAACAAAAGCTCTGTGCTACAAAGACACAGCTGGACATATGGATGAAGTAGATAATACTGTGGAAAATAATATCGGTCTGCAGAAAAGGGGTGTATTCACAAACAATGGAGCTGAGGTGGGGTTAGTTGGAGTACCTTTATGTGACATCTTCAACGTGGACAAGTTATTGTTAGATGGTCTAGAAATCAAAGTAAAAGTGGACCTCAACAGTGATGCTTTCGTTCTCATAGGAGGCGAGAAGCCAAACAATTGCAAGTTACAAATCATGTCAAGCACTCTCCGTGTGCGCACCGTGCATGTGGCAGACAGTGCAAAACTGGAACATTTGCAGATCATACAAGGTCAAAAAGGACACGCTGCCCTCCCTGCAGTTTACACTTTGACCAGAACCCCAACCCATGCAAAGATCATTCCTCGGGGGGTGTTAAATCATACGGAGATGGATCCCTTCAATGGTCTTATTCCTCAATGTGTGATTTTCGGGATGGTGCACAACGATGCGCACAACGGACACCTGACACGTAACCTTTCCAATTTTCAACTGTTTGACCTACAAGGAGTTCGTCTAACTGTGAATGGAGAAGAAATGCCCTACTCTGCTTTAGAACTGACAGGTGGGAAAAAGATTGATGGTTATTATACCCTGTTTTCTGGCAGTGGAGATATGAACTGTGGTCATGGTCTGGATATTGATAGATTGGATTGGGAAAACGGTTACGGTTTGCTCCATTTCGATTTGACGCCAGCTGGAAGCAGTCATCCGGATCATTTGATACCACATCGTTTGGGTAACGTCAATCTGTACCTTAAATTTGGAACTCAAACAGAGACAGTTCTCAATTTAATCGTGTACGCAGAATTCCAGAATCAGTTGGAAATTGATCGCAACAGACGTGTTGTCTACGATTTGTCACAAGGCTCTTAA